One stretch of Pseudomonadota bacterium DNA includes these proteins:
- a CDS encoding DUF3179 domain-containing protein yields the protein MPRSFATLLVIGVLLFAVKVGHVAAEGSAVYTHARQAIGLTAGDRAGAIAWLVENGGPGAIAPLVQILRFVPAARYALVVDGLAKLAGERAGDDWFDWMIWQQAHPEIAPDPSYGLFLADVLQAINPDFLSFLTADSPHTIRLEEIAWGGVVPDGIPALDHPTMIAADAASYLNPDDQVFGVELNGEERAYPLRIVNWHEMVNDVVGGVPVSLAYCTLCGAGILFDGRVSGREQPLTFGTSGLLYRSNKLMYDRDTRSLWNQFTGRPAIGPLVGSGVVLTVLPLVTTSWQEWYRRHPNTTVLALDTGFVRDYGPGVAYRDYFASPKLMFPALVPDGRLKPKDRVFGLRVPGGSMAWPLSRFSGGAVVNDSVGLLDLVIVGEADGSGARAYESGGRRFIAGADHDHLIAGDETWLATEAALLGPAGQSLPRLPGHLAYWFAWTGYFADAPLGGSP from the coding sequence ATGCCACGTTCATTCGCGACACTTCTCGTCATAGGGGTGCTGCTCTTCGCGGTGAAGGTCGGCCATGTCGCTGCGGAAGGCTCGGCTGTTTACACCCATGCTCGCCAGGCGATCGGGCTGACCGCCGGCGATCGCGCGGGCGCCATCGCCTGGCTCGTGGAAAATGGCGGCCCGGGCGCGATCGCGCCGCTCGTCCAGATTTTGCGGTTCGTGCCGGCCGCCCGCTATGCGCTGGTCGTGGACGGGCTCGCCAAGCTTGCCGGAGAGCGCGCCGGAGACGATTGGTTTGACTGGATGATTTGGCAACAGGCACACCCGGAAATCGCTCCGGACCCGAGCTATGGCCTATTCCTCGCCGACGTCCTGCAGGCGATCAACCCGGATTTTCTGAGTTTTCTTACGGCCGATAGTCCCCATACCATCCGCCTGGAGGAGATCGCCTGGGGAGGCGTCGTCCCGGACGGCATTCCTGCCCTCGATCATCCGACCATGATCGCGGCCGATGCGGCGAGCTATCTCAATCCCGACGATCAGGTCTTCGGGGTCGAGCTGAACGGCGAGGAACGGGCTTATCCGCTTCGCATCGTCAACTGGCACGAGATGGTGAACGACGTCGTCGGCGGCGTTCCGGTGAGCCTCGCCTATTGCACGCTCTGCGGCGCCGGCATCCTGTTCGATGGGAGGGTGAGCGGTCGGGAGCAGCCGCTCACATTCGGCACCTCCGGTCTGCTCTATCGCTCCAACAAGCTGATGTATGACCGGGACACGCGCTCGCTTTGGAACCAGTTCACCGGTCGGCCCGCCATCGGTCCGCTCGTTGGCTCGGGCGTCGTGCTTACCGTTCTGCCGTTGGTCACGACGTCATGGCAGGAATGGTATCGGCGGCACCCGAATACGACGGTGCTCGCCCTCGACACCGGCTTCGTAAGGGACTATGGGCCCGGCGTCGCTTACCGCGATTACTTCGCGAGCCCGAAGCTCATGTTTCCGGCGCTCGTGCCGGACGGCCGCCTCAAACCCAAGGACCGCGTCTTCGGATTGCGGGTTCCCGGTGGGTCCATGGCGTGGCCTTTGTCTCGATTCTCAGGCGGCGCGGTCGTGAATGATTCCGTCGGCCTTCTGGACCTGGTCATCGTCGGCGAGGCCGACGGATCCGGCGCCCGCGCCTATGAATCGGGCGGCCGTCGCTTCATCGCCGGCGCTGATCATGACCACCTCATTGCCGGCGACGAAACCTGGCTTGCGACCGAAGCGGCATTGCTCGGGCCGGCCGGGCAGAGCTTGCCGCGGCTTCCCGGTCATCTCGCATACTGGTTTGCCTGGACCGGGTATTTTGCCGACGCTCCGCTGGGCGGAAGTCCCTGA
- a CDS encoding helix-turn-helix transcriptional regulator: MRSRPRRKEVAEPRRRLEQGEREAKILAEGAAFFAEAGFSGTTRALAERLGVTQALLYRHSPSKQAIIDRVFQVRIGDSRNAEWDRLIADRSLPLADRLIRFYQAYRARSLANIQCSLSRGREHLCQALLLR, from the coding sequence GTGAGGTCCAGACCGCGGCGAAAGGAGGTTGCCGAGCCTCGGCGGCGCCTCGAGCAGGGCGAGCGCGAGGCGAAGATCCTGGCCGAAGGCGCAGCCTTCTTTGCGGAAGCCGGCTTCTCCGGCACCACGCGAGCGCTCGCCGAGCGTCTCGGAGTCACCCAAGCTTTGCTCTACCGCCACTCCCCATCCAAGCAAGCCATCATCGATCGGGTGTTCCAGGTCCGTATCGGAGACAGTCGGAACGCTGAGTGGGATCGATTGATCGCCGATCGCAGCCTGCCGCTCGCCGACCGGCTAATCCGCTTTTACCAAGCCTATCGCGCCCGCTCGCTCGCCAATATTCAATGCTCGTTGAGTCGAGGGAGAGAACATCTATGCCAAGCGTTACTGCTGCGCTGA
- a CDS encoding TetR/AcrR family transcriptional regulator produces MPYPPERRGQTRARIIRSAQALFNRHGFTGVSIDDVMEHAGLTRGGFYSYFRTKSELYAEAVALALAVTPWSRWDGVSVDFAARDAARQVVDAYLSREHFSDVEGSCPMVTLPGDVARSGKTVRRAFENVFKSMADLFKESLKREGRADRNRALAIAGICVGGMVVARSVESAALADAIRTAARKTALQLGGWSEDGTIDGRGQASTRPEPRNRRRRTLRK; encoded by the coding sequence ATGCCGTATCCACCGGAGCGCCGCGGACAGACTCGAGCGCGAATCATACGGAGCGCCCAGGCACTCTTCAATCGCCATGGCTTCACCGGTGTCTCGATTGACGACGTGATGGAGCATGCCGGCCTCACGCGCGGTGGCTTCTATAGCTATTTCCGCACGAAGAGCGAGCTGTACGCGGAGGCTGTCGCCCTCGCATTGGCGGTGACACCGTGGTCGCGCTGGGACGGAGTGAGTGTCGATTTCGCCGCACGCGATGCGGCAAGGCAGGTCGTGGATGCGTACCTATCCCGCGAGCACTTCAGCGATGTCGAGGGCAGCTGCCCCATGGTCACGCTTCCGGGTGACGTGGCTCGCAGCGGCAAGACCGTTCGACGCGCCTTCGAGAACGTTTTCAAGTCTATGGCCGATCTCTTCAAGGAGAGTTTGAAACGCGAAGGGCGAGCCGATCGCAACCGCGCGCTTGCGATCGCTGGGATCTGCGTCGGCGGGATGGTCGTAGCACGCTCGGTCGAGAGTGCCGCGCTCGCCGACGCGATCCGCACCGCCGCGAGGAAGACGGCTCTTCAATTGGGCGGGTGGAGCGAAGACGGGACCATCGATGGTCGTGGACAGGCCTCTACGCGCCCAGAGCCCCGCAATCGCCGCCGCCGCACCCTTCGGAAGTAG
- a CDS encoding NmrA family NAD(P)-binding protein, which produces MTKRIVTVLGATGLQGGGVVDALMGADRFSVRVASRNPTGDVARALAARGAAVVKADLFDQSSLRSAFEGAYGAFVVTNFWDPAQMPRETEIGTVAVQTARAAGVKHLIWSTLPDCGTLTAGRVKVAHFTGKARVDAVVEAAGFPRHTFVMPPMYYQNFVTMMPPQPLPNGGRGWALPIDPAARVMHAGDATEVGRAVAAAFAAGDHLPDGSYLGVCGGVYSFNDFVGTLNAQGHKLQVSRVPPDVYDGLYDGAHEMREMFQYFAEHTYFGPEHERYIAAANALVPGGFTSFADWARVHMKAV; this is translated from the coding sequence ATGACCAAGCGAATCGTGACGGTACTCGGTGCCACGGGCTTACAGGGTGGTGGCGTCGTTGACGCGCTCATGGGTGCGGACAGGTTTTCTGTGCGTGTTGCCAGCCGCAATCCCACGGGCGATGTGGCGCGGGCACTGGCGGCGCGCGGAGCCGCGGTGGTCAAGGCTGATCTCTTCGACCAGAGTAGCCTCCGCTCTGCGTTCGAGGGGGCGTATGGCGCCTTCGTCGTGACCAATTTCTGGGATCCAGCGCAGATGCCGCGTGAGACCGAGATCGGCACCGTGGCCGTGCAGACCGCCCGTGCGGCCGGGGTCAAGCACCTCATCTGGTCGACATTGCCCGACTGCGGGACGCTGACGGCCGGGCGCGTCAAGGTCGCGCACTTCACTGGGAAGGCCCGGGTCGACGCAGTCGTCGAGGCGGCCGGATTCCCGCGCCACACATTCGTAATGCCGCCAATGTACTACCAGAACTTTGTCACGATGATGCCGCCCCAGCCGCTGCCGAACGGCGGCCGCGGCTGGGCGTTGCCCATCGATCCGGCCGCGCGCGTGATGCATGCCGGCGACGCCACCGAGGTTGGTCGCGCCGTTGCCGCCGCGTTCGCAGCAGGTGACCATTTGCCTGACGGCAGCTATCTGGGCGTATGCGGCGGCGTTTACTCCTTCAACGACTTTGTCGGCACCCTGAACGCGCAAGGGCACAAGCTGCAGGTGTCGCGAGTGCCCCCCGACGTCTACGACGGTCTCTATGATGGCGCCCATGAAATGCGAGAGATGTTCCAGTACTTTGCGGAGCACACCTATTTCGGCCCCGAGCACGAGCGGTACATCGCTGCCGCCAACGCCCTGGTACCGGGTGGCTTTACGAGCTTCGCCGACTGGGCGCGGGTGCACATGAAGGCGGTCTGA